DNA from Candidatus Cloacimonadota bacterium:
GTGATCTGAATAAAAAAGCAGCAGAAATTATGAGTAAATTCCCGGTAAATTCCTGCACCGATGTAACCGGATTCGGTCTTCTCGGTCATTTAATGGAAATGACCAAAGCGAGCAAAGTTGATGCGGAGCTGTTTCTAAAGGATGTTCCCATAATTCCGGAAGCAATGGAATTTATTACAGGAAATATCATTCCGGGAGGAACGAAGAATAACCTGGATTATGTTTCTGATTATGTGATCTGGAATGAAAAAATATCTCATCCGGAAAAAATAATTCTCTGCGATGCCCAAACTTCCGGCGGATTGCTGATTTCCATTAAACCGGATTTTGCAGAAAAAATGTTGACGGAACTTCATAATAACGGGATCAACGATTCTGCGATCATTGGAAGTTTTATTGGAAATGGAGAAGGAAAGATTTTAGTAAAATAATTTTAATCGGATATTTTTATGAACAAAAACACAATCAAAGTTTTATTGATCGAAGATGACATCGTTGACCAGACGGCGTTCAAACGACTGGTTGAAAAAGAAGATTTACCTTACGATTATGAAATTGCCAATTCAGTTGCTAACGCAAAAGCAAAACTTACCAAGAAGAAATACGATATTGTGGTTGCAGATTATCATCTCGGAGACGGAACTGCTTTTGAAATTTTCCCCTTTCTAAAGAAAACTCCTTTTATTTTTATTACCGGTGAAGGTGATGAAGAAATTGCAGTGAAAGCCCTCAAGGCAGGAGCCTTTCATTACCAGGTTAAAGATCGAGAAAGAAATTATTTAAAGGTTCTGCCCTCTTCTATCAATAAAGCATTGATCCATAAAAGAACAGAAGATGAGCGACAAAAAGTTCTTAAAGAATTAAGAAGAAGTGAAGCAAAACACAGAATTCTTCTAAAAAGCATTATTTCTCCGGTTCTGGCTTTATGGGAAGATCAGAAGATCTTCTATTGCAATAATGCCTATGCGGAATTTGTTGGAAAAACGGTTAAAGAACTGGAAGGGAAAAACTTGCTGGAGATTTTTCCTGAATTGGAAAAAACCAGATTATACGAATCAATACTGAAAGTTTTCAAAACCGGTATAAAAAAGGAAACTGAGGAAAAAATCGGAGATAAATTCATTCATACCCGAATCTACCGGACTCCCTGGGGAATTTTATTGATTGCTAATGACATCACGAATAGAAAAAATTCTGAAAATGAAATCAGGGCAAAAAATAAAGAACTCCGGGAAGCCTACAAAAAATTAAGCAAATTAGCCCGAACAGACCTGCTCCCAAATCTTGGCAACCGCCGTGAACTGCTGGAAAAAATCCAAGCTGAAATCAATCGTTTTGAAAGAAAGAAAAATCCTTTTATCATTATTCTTGGCGATATCGACGATTTCAAATCGATAAATGACAATTTTGGTCATGATGCTGGAGATTATGTTCTCAAAACGATTTCCAAATTGATGAAATCCAATTTGCGAAAACAGGATGTAATC
Protein-coding regions in this window:
- a CDS encoding diguanylate cyclase — protein: MNKNTIKVLLIEDDIVDQTAFKRLVEKEDLPYDYEIANSVANAKAKLTKKKYDIVVADYHLGDGTAFEIFPFLKKTPFIFITGEGDEEIAVKALKAGAFHYQVKDRERNYLKVLPSSINKALIHKRTEDERQKVLKELRRSEAKHRILLKSIISPVLALWEDQKIFYCNNAYAEFVGKTVKELEGKNLLEIFPELEKTRLYESILKVFKTGIKKETEEKIGDKFIHTRIYRTPWGILLIANDITNRKNSENEIRAKNKELREAYKKLSKLARTDLLPNLGNRRELLEKIQAEINRFERKKNPFIIILGDIDDFKSINDNFGHDAGDYVLKTISKLMKSNLRKQDVISRWGGEEFLFLLPETDLTSGKRISERMRKNIENYPFHFKDKKINVTITFGVSIFDKIMNIDECFIMADKALYKGKISGKNCVVSANERIEK